One window from the genome of Haladaptatus paucihalophilus DX253 encodes:
- a CDS encoding geranylgeranylglycerol-phosphate geranylgeranyltransferase, with translation MSIDGRAKGLFELTRPGNTFAAGVLTFIGAFVAGGVFTDSQPVQVVAAVVATWLATGAGNAINDYFDREIDRINAPERPIPRGAVSPKGTLIFSIVLFVGAVVAALALPVFAIGIAALNLLALVAYTKLFKGLPGVGNAVVAYLGGSTFLFGSAAVAADAGSVGVPVDQIRTAAILFLLAALSTFTREIIKDVEDMAGDREEGLNTLPLAIGARRATAFGAILLVVAVAASPLPYLWGVFGLPYLVVVVPADAIMLYAAAESFGNPTAGQNHLKYGMFLAAIAFVIGRIAVLF, from the coding sequence ATGAGTATCGACGGGCGTGCGAAGGGACTGTTCGAACTCACACGTCCGGGGAATACGTTCGCGGCGGGCGTGCTCACCTTTATCGGCGCGTTCGTCGCGGGTGGCGTCTTCACCGATTCGCAACCGGTACAGGTGGTCGCGGCCGTGGTGGCGACGTGGTTGGCGACGGGAGCGGGCAACGCCATCAACGACTACTTCGACCGGGAGATCGACCGCATCAACGCGCCGGAGCGACCCATTCCGCGCGGAGCGGTTTCGCCGAAGGGAACCTTGATATTCAGTATCGTGTTGTTCGTCGGTGCCGTGGTCGCGGCGCTCGCGTTGCCCGTCTTCGCCATCGGCATCGCGGCGCTCAACCTCCTCGCGCTCGTGGCCTACACGAAATTATTTAAGGGTCTGCCGGGAGTCGGGAACGCCGTCGTCGCCTATCTCGGGGGCAGCACGTTTCTGTTCGGCAGTGCGGCGGTTGCGGCCGACGCGGGGAGCGTCGGCGTTCCGGTCGATCAAATCCGAACCGCCGCGATTCTCTTTTTGCTCGCCGCGCTCTCGACGTTCACGCGAGAGATAATCAAGGACGTCGAGGACATGGCTGGCGACCGGGAAGAGGGGTTGAACACTCTTCCGTTGGCAATCGGTGCACGTCGTGCGACGGCCTTCGGTGCGATACTGCTCGTCGTCGCCGTCGCCGCGAGTCCGCTGCCGTATCTGTGGGGCGTGTTCGGGCTGCCCTATCTGGTGGTCGTCGTTCCCGCGGACGCCATCATGCTCTATGCCGCCGCTGAGAGTTTCGGGAACCCGACAGCCGGGCAGAATCATTTGAAATATGGTATGTTCCTCGCCGCTATCGCGTTCGTCATCGGTCGGATAGCCGTTCTCTTTTGA
- a CDS encoding cold-shock protein, whose amino-acid sequence MANGKVDFFNDTGGYGFISTDDSDDDVFFHMEDVGGEDLTEGTDIEFDIEQAPKGPRATNVVRN is encoded by the coding sequence ATGGCAAACGGTAAGGTTGATTTCTTCAACGACACTGGCGGCTACGGTTTCATCTCGACTGACGACTCCGACGACGACGTGTTCTTCCACATGGAAGACGTTGGCGGCGAAGACCTGACGGAAGGGACCGATATCGAATTCGACATCGAACAGGCCCCCAAGGGCCCCCGCGCGACGAACGTCGTCCGCAACTAA